Below is a window of Leuconostoc gasicomitatum LMG 18811 DNA.
TTGTTTTCCAACAATTGATGTTCCACACTGTGCCGATGAAAAATTAGGCTCGAAAACATACATCCCAGATTCCTTACCTTGAATGACATATTTGACCATATCTTCAATCTTTTGTTCAATTTTTTTACTCTTTATCACTTTATTATCCATTAAAATATTACCTTCTTAGTTAACTTAATCTTTCTTTTCAAATCTTCTATATCTTTATAAACGATAGAAAGTTCGGATTTATCATTTGATAAATATTTTATTTTTTCTTTAGTCAATGTGTCTTCAACAATTGAATATAATGTATTTTTTGTAAGTCGTAATACTGATATTCTTGAACCCTCATCGTTAATAATTTCTTGTAATAAATTATTGGGGTTACATTTTATTCTACTTAGCATCTCAAAAGCTCCGCTAGCACCAAGGTAATTATTTTTCTTTATACTCAATGTAATTGGTTTACTCTTTTTTTTAGTGAACCTTCCTAAAATTTCATCACTTGGGACTACATCGTTGTCTCTCTTTATAACAAAAAAGCATGCTCCATCTTTTATTTTATCTTCTTTCATCGTATCGTGATTCTGCTTTATAAATACTTGTTTATATTCGGGCATTGTATTTCCATTAACGCCCCCAACAACTATGAAATCATTTTCACCATTAATTAAACTTAATACCCCTTGATTTAATGCAGTTGAGAAAGAATTTACCCCAGCATCATAAACCGCGTTACATCCTTGTATATTGTGATAATTTGAAATTCTACTTGCAATGATGTTGTCCATAAATCCAGGTAAACTGTCTTCTTCAATACTTTCAAATTTATTTTTAAAATTTAACTCAGCATTATTTAGAATATTATTTGAAAGGTTACGGCTATTCTTCTTTAAGGCTTCCTTTAAGGCATTAGTATATTCAACACTTCTTATTCTAATATCGGAGTAATAGGCATTTTCAAGTCCCATAGATGCACCAATGTAAACTCCTACTTTATTTTTGTCTATTTCAGCTAAATTATCACCAATTGCTTTTGTTGCTGCAATTAAAGCTATCTGTTGAGAATAATCAATTTTATTCAGTATTTTAGGTGGAATCTTAAATTTAATAAAAGGAAATATAAAGTTTTCATTTGAAATATTATCATGTTTACATTCATCGAAGTTTTTCTGATTTTCGTCGACAATGCCAATACCAACAATAGAAAAATTTGTGTCTCCATCAACTAAAAGATTTGGTTTACAAGTGTGGTAATCAGTAATGTACTCTTCTACTAAGATATTTCCATTAATGCCACCAAAACCAAACGCATTAATTAGAGCTCTTCGTGGCGCTTCATCTCTTGCTTTCCAAGGTAGAAAGTCAACATTTACGGTTAGATAATTTTCAACTATTTTTGAAGACTTTTCAGATAATTGATTGAAATTATATGTAGGTGGATATTGTTTGGATTCCATGCTTTTTAAAACTTTTATAAGATTAGCCATACCAGCAGCGGAAAAAGAATGTCCAATCTGAGATTTAAGCGATCCAACTTTAATTTTATGAGATAAATCAGCCTCCTTGCAAAGTTTCACGATGGATTCTAACTCGACATCATCTCCTACAGGAGTACCCGTAGCATGCATTTCAATATAATCAATATCAGTGATGTCTAAATTAGCTCTTTTGAGAGATTTTTTCATAGCTAAATACTGTCCCGTAGTACTTGGCGCGTAAATTGATTGTCCACTACCATCACTAGCAACACCACTACCACTAATAACCCCTAAAATTGTATCGTTATCTTTAACTGCCTCTTTAAGCAACTTAATAATAATAGTACCTGATCCCTCACCAGGAGTTAATCCATCATTATCCACATCTAATGGTTTTGATTTACTATGTGACAGTCCTCCAATTTTAGAAAATGCTATATTCCCTGTTACACCCATGTTACCTAGGACGCCGGTGACTATACACATATTTGTTTCATTATTTTGTAATAGTTTAATTGCCTCATCGATTGCGATTAAGCTACCTGAGCATGCACCATCAACAATAAAAGAAGTGTTATTTATTCCTAATATTTTTGTAATGTCAGATATTAATGAACTAGGAAACATTCCATCTAAATTCTCAATATCAAGTTTTTTACGCAATTCATCTTCAAATTCACTTTTTAAAGTAGAGAGTTCGTCGCAATTTTCAAAATATTCAGATTTTATTTCATCAAAATATTTTTCTCCATATTTGAATAAAATATAATCACAAATATCTAAGTCTCCTAACATATTACCAATAATCAAAGAAGAGTCTTGTATATCTGTTAACTTAATTTTTGCTTCTACCATAGCCTGTAAGATAGTATACAAAACCATCTTTTTTGTTCTATTTAGACTAGATATTTTGATACTATCTAAATTAAAGATTGAGAAATAGTCACTTAAGTTTCCAGTATTGTCAATATAACCACTATTTTTGCAATAGGTCTTGTCTGAAACTTTTTTATTACTATCATAGTAGTATTTTTTGTCCCATACTTCGTCTGAAACCTCTCTAATGCCTTCAGTCCCAGATTTAATATTTTCCCAGAATTTATCTACGGTGTCTGAGTTTGGTGGATACAGAACCCCATACCCAATAATCGCAATTGGTTCGTACATAGCGAACGTCCTCCTCTAGTATGTTAATCCGATTAACATTATATCACAAAAGGTTTGTTAAATATCAAAACTGTTTTCATAAGAAATATTTTTATGTCTAAAAATCAGAATCGATTGTTTCAAAATTACGGGTTAAACACTGAAATTCAATACAGCCAAACAGTTCTATGACATTTTGATTTTAAATGTAAATGATTGACAGTTATCAAATATTATAAAATGTTGAAAATTAAATATCACAAATTTCCCTCTCTATCACTCTAAAAATTTAAACGACGATGGTTTAGCATTAACAATAAAATCTGGTGAAAATAAATATGCAAGATGAAATAATAAGAATATTCGATCAATTTTCACATATTTTTTAGAGACATTGGCTTTTGGTAATCAATTGAAAACACAATATGATGGTCTAAAAAAATAGATAACTGTGGCATTAATGATAAATGACAGCAATGATAACAATACTTTGTTCATTTGATTTTACAAAGTACTATTTATGATTATGACTTCTTTTTATCATTTTGCGTTTTTCATACGCGCGGCGATACCTTTGCATCGTTTTATATTCTTTATCAAATAGCTCAATTGGACTCTTACCTTGTAACACTATGCGCATCGACATCGCATTCATTTTATCAACCACTGCATCGAGCTGTTGTTGTCTTACTGGTTTAAAACTAATGCCTTTGGGAAACCAATCACGCAGTTTACCATTACGGTTTTCACTGGAGCCACGTTGCTGTGGTGATGACGGTGTGCGATAATACAATTTAATTTTGAGTTCTTTTTGAACATACTCCAAGAAATCCCAGGAAATAAATTCAGATCCATTATCAGCTGTAATTGTCCGGACTGCTTTGCCATAGCGTTCATAAAACAACTTGAATGCTTCAATCATATCTTTAGATTGCTTACTTTTAACTTTGACTAGCGCATAAAATCTAGTTTTGTGTTCAACGACCGTCATAATAGCCGAGTGGTCTTGATATTGGCCATTATTGTGTTTCATCGGTAACACTAAATCAATCTCCCTATGTCCAAATTGTTTACGCTTAGCTAACACTGGTGAACGATCATAGATAGAATGACGAACTAACTCACCACTGAGTCTGTTAGTTAATTAATTCTATTTTGTCCAACTATTGGGGTTCACATCACTCCCAGAGTGGTCTTTTTAATATCTATGAGAGTGAATTATGTATTTATCACAGTTAATGATAAAATAGTGGTAGAGGGAGTCTATTGATGAAAAAATTAAACGCACAGAAACTAATTTTCTTGATCCTGATGATTATGAGCCTTAACGTCTTGTTGACGCCTACTGATCCATTTGTAAATAAAACGTTAGCGCTTTTCGGTATCGTGCTCACCAGTTTGGCTTTTATAAAAACTAAAAAGCACACAAAAGTTTGATTGCGCTCAAAAATTCACAAAGTTACAATGTTAATGTTAATGTTAACAAATAAAGCGCTATCCCTAATTACTGTAGGGATAGCGCTTTTTACTTTTCATAACCCGCATTATGGTGACTACATATGTAAGAGTGCTTTTAATTTTTTTTGCCAAGTGTATTTAAATCCCATAGTGTTAGACACATCAAATTTGCTTAACATTTCAAATGTACGTATACTCAGCACAAATACAACCCAAATTGTCCAGCCAAGCCATCCTACTAATTTAATGACACCAAACACATCTAGCAATTCTATTGCTAATAAGATAACAGAAATTAATAGTACACTACGATAGACTGGCTTTAAATCATGTTTAACATCTTTCTTGTCCAAAAATAAGCGCATTTTTTTGTCCTCCCGTAATATTTCATCTATCGAAAATCCAAAATAATCACTTAGTTTAAGTAATGTCATAATATCTGGATAACTATTGCCGTTCTCCCAGCTGGATACTGTTTGCCTAGTAATAAAGAAATCATCAGCGATTTTTTGTTGCGTTAAGTTCATATTCATACGTGCAGTTTGTAATTTTTGTCCAAAGTTCATAGTTTTCTCCTAAACACATTATTGCAATTGTGCTTAAATAAATAAAGCAAATAATATTTGCCACTGTTTAAAGTCCATTATTTTAGCCAAAATTAATTTGGTCTAATATAGTTTCACGGCTCGCTTGATCTAAATCTAAATAAGCTAAAGTCATCGCTTCACTAGAGTGGTTTAATAATTGCATGACCAATCAAATATTATAGTTGGACTGCATATAGACCCGCTAAGCACCAGTTTTGCGCATTGTATGGGTACCAAGATAGTTAATCCCTAGAGATCTCCCACCTTCGCCATAACCTTATAAAATTGTTTCTCGGTAATATGGCCTTCTGGGTGCTGAATTGAGTGGAAAAGCCAGTCATAATAAGCTAGTAAATCAGCGTGAACTGGTTTGAGGTAGCGGGTGTTAGCTTTCCCTGTTTTTTGATCATGGATAAACGTATTTTGCTTAATCGTGCCATCTGCGTTAAACACATCAGCTTTTTTAAGCTGCATCAGATCACTGACCCGCAATAGGGTCGCTTTACCAAGTTTGAAAATGGTGTAATTACGCCGACCAGCCCGAAAACTATCCAAAAGCGTCTCCTGGACACTTTTTAAAACGTTGGAATCTTTAATCGGTAAAACAAGTTGTTGCACCATAACCTAGTCACCTCTTTTTTTAAGCGTTAAAATCAAGCCATATAGGCGTTATTTGAAGTATAAACTATAAAACAGCCCCTAACAAACCAAGTTGATTTGTTGAGGGCTGTTTTGATAGGTTTTCATAGGGGCTATTTGTTAATTATAGACCCTATCTTATTCTTCAAATTCAAATTTTGGTAATTCGTCAACTAATTCGAGCGTCCGCATACTTACGGTAATAATTGATAGCAACAAGTTAAAAATATACTTAGGATTATCACTAAAGTCGTTAGGATCATCTATAATTTTGGTTTTATCGGAAGGTTTTATTCTGTACTGATCCATATGGCAGATTTACCATTTACAATACAACTATAAGATTTTTCAAGTATATTAGATACAGCTATTTCGTCTACGAGCATATATTCATGTCTTTTTTTGCAGTATCTTTATACTGTACATCACAATTGTTATAATTAAGACAAATCAGGTGAAAAAACTAATATGTCACTAACAAGGAAATCAAATTGATGGCAGGAAATATAAA
It encodes the following:
- a CDS encoding beta-ketoacyl synthase N-terminal-like domain-containing protein gives rise to the protein MYEPIAIIGYGVLYPPNSDTVDKFWENIKSGTEGIREVSDEVWDKKYYYDSNKKVSDKTYCKNSGYIDNTGNLSDYFSIFNLDSIKISSLNRTKKMVLYTILQAMVEAKIKLTDIQDSSLIIGNMLGDLDICDYILFKYGEKYFDEIKSEYFENCDELSTLKSEFEDELRKKLDIENLDGMFPSSLISDITKILGINNTSFIVDGACSGSLIAIDEAIKLLQNNETNMCIVTGVLGNMGVTGNIAFSKIGGLSHSKSKPLDVDNDGLTPGEGSGTIIIKLLKEAVKDNDTILGVISGSGVASDGSGQSIYAPSTTGQYLAMKKSLKRANLDITDIDYIEMHATGTPVGDDVELESIVKLCKEADLSHKIKVGSLKSQIGHSFSAAGMANLIKVLKSMESKQYPPTYNFNQLSEKSSKIVENYLTVNVDFLPWKARDEAPRRALINAFGFGGINGNILVEEYITDYHTCKPNLLVDGDTNFSIVGIGIVDENQKNFDECKHDNISNENFIFPFIKFKIPPKILNKIDYSQQIALIAATKAIGDNLAEIDKNKVGVYIGASMGLENAYYSDIRIRSVEYTNALKEALKKNSRNLSNNILNNAELNFKNKFESIEEDSLPGFMDNIIASRISNYHNIQGCNAVYDAGVNSFSTALNQGVLSLINGENDFIVVGGVNGNTMPEYKQVFIKQNHDTMKEDKIKDGACFFVIKRDNDVVPSDEILGRFTKKKSKPITLSIKKNNYLGASGAFEMLSRIKCNPNNLLQEIINDEGSRISVLRLTKNTLYSIVEDTLTKEKIKYLSNDKSELSIVYKDIEDLKRKIKLTKKVIF
- a CDS encoding helix-turn-helix domain-containing protein — encoded protein: MNFGQKLQTARMNMNLTQQKIADDFFITRQTVSSWENGNSYPDIMTLLKLSDYFGFSIDEILREDKKMRLFLDKKDVKHDLKPVYRSVLLISVILLAIELLDVFGVIKLVGWLGWTIWVVFVLSIRTFEMLSKFDVSNTMGFKYTWQKKLKALLHM